One window from the genome of Rufibacter tibetensis encodes:
- a CDS encoding DUF5683 domain-containing protein produces the protein MRQVAALFLFLGISLSTSFTSMGQVVTAGPDSVQVPTPASTVQAADTSKWKPFREWSRPAKAAFYSAVLPGLGQAYNKSYWKIPLVYATGAVIGFFIYDNNRQYQNFASALRTRLDGDTKTVDPYVEDQIYGASRANDQGTINLRRSRDFYRKYRDLDIILGVVAWGLNIMEAHVDAHLRAFDVSDDLSLQLKPNLQPLAGTPSYSAGLSFQLNLK, from the coding sequence ATGCGGCAGGTCGCGGCCTTGTTTCTCTTTCTTGGAATTTCTTTAAGCACCAGCTTTACCAGTATGGGGCAAGTGGTTACCGCTGGTCCAGATTCTGTGCAGGTGCCTACCCCGGCTTCAACTGTGCAAGCAGCTGATACCTCTAAATGGAAGCCTTTCAGAGAATGGAGCCGCCCTGCCAAAGCTGCTTTCTATTCAGCCGTTTTGCCTGGTTTAGGGCAAGCCTATAATAAGAGCTACTGGAAAATTCCGTTGGTGTACGCCACCGGTGCCGTAATTGGGTTTTTCATCTATGACAACAACCGCCAATACCAAAATTTTGCCTCAGCCTTAAGAACCAGGCTGGACGGTGATACTAAAACGGTAGATCCGTACGTGGAGGATCAAATCTATGGAGCTTCCCGGGCCAATGACCAAGGCACTATCAACTTGCGTCGCTCAAGGGACTTTTACCGGAAGTACCGTGACCTGGACATCATTTTGGGAGTGGTAGCATGGGGGCTTAACATCATGGAAGCGCACGTAGATGCCCACCTGAGAGCCTTTGATGTGAGTGATGATCTTTCTTTGCAATTAAAACCTAATCTACAGCCTCTCGCCGGTACCCCCTCTTATTCGGCTGGTTTATCTTTCCAATTAAATCTTAAATAA
- a CDS encoding ParB/RepB/Spo0J family partition protein, whose protein sequence is MSDNSAKKKPGGLGRGLNALITGQYDRKSETPVSPTTLTAVNTIADISLTQIETNPFQPRTHFDQVALEELAESIRIQGIIQPITVRQLSADAYQLISGERRYQAAKLAGLDTIPAYIRKADDQQMLEMALIENIQRENLNAIEIALSYQRLLSECNLKQEELGERVGKKRTTVTNYLRLLKLPPDIQIGIRDNLISMGHARAVINIDDVEKQLEVYRKIVNEELSVRKVEELVRNINLANKKPDPQTKLDLHPLENEVKRVESRLSSYFGTRIHVKASPEGKGEIKIPFVSVDELNRILEILNYA, encoded by the coding sequence ATGTCTGATAATTCAGCCAAAAAAAAACCAGGAGGCCTTGGAAGAGGCCTCAATGCATTAATCACGGGGCAATATGATCGCAAATCTGAAACCCCTGTTTCTCCCACCACTTTAACCGCTGTCAATACCATCGCAGATATAAGCTTAACCCAGATTGAGACCAACCCTTTCCAGCCGCGTACCCATTTTGATCAGGTGGCACTGGAAGAATTGGCTGAGTCTATTCGTATTCAGGGCATCATTCAGCCTATCACAGTACGCCAGTTAAGTGCTGATGCCTATCAGCTGATTTCAGGGGAGCGCCGGTACCAAGCAGCCAAGCTTGCCGGTCTGGACACCATTCCTGCCTACATCCGGAAAGCCGATGACCAGCAGATGCTGGAAATGGCTCTGATAGAGAACATCCAGCGGGAAAACCTCAACGCCATAGAGATTGCCTTAAGTTACCAGCGTCTTCTTTCTGAGTGTAATTTGAAGCAAGAGGAATTAGGCGAGCGTGTGGGCAAGAAACGCACCACGGTAACCAATTACCTGCGTCTGCTTAAGTTACCGCCTGATATTCAGATTGGCATCAGGGACAATCTTATTTCTATGGGCCATGCCCGTGCCGTCATCAACATTGATGACGTGGAGAAGCAGCTGGAGGTATACCGCAAGATTGTGAACGAAGAGTTGTCGGTGCGCAAGGTGGAGGAATTGGTGCGCAACATCAACTTGGCAAACAAAAAGCCAGACCCACAGACCAAACTTGATCTTCATCCGTTAGAAAACGAAGTAAAACGCGTAGAATCAAGGCTGTCTTCTTATTTCGGTACCCGGATTCACGTGAAGGCCTCTCCTGAGGGCAAAGGGGAAATCAAGATCCCGTTTGTGTCAGTAGATGAGCTGAACCGAATTCTGGAAATCTTAAACTACGCCTAA